Proteins encoded together in one Corynebacterium liangguodongii window:
- a CDS encoding ComF family protein produces the protein MGGLLELVLPRRCAGCQAAGDVLCARCRRELERVPYRMAPSVDAFVPVFALGPYSGAHRGVVLAMKERGNLAVRAHCGAVLGAALAHLEARGEIPAGAGLVPAPTRPRSARRRGGDPVEAMCRASGRATYPVLYLRDSARDQAELSAAERRANLAGAVAWRGAVPPGDLVVVDDVVTTGATLGASVATLLGRAAHVRACVALCAA, from the coding sequence ATGGGGGGATTGCTCGAGCTGGTGCTCCCGCGCAGGTGCGCGGGGTGCCAGGCAGCCGGGGACGTGCTCTGCGCGCGGTGTCGGCGCGAGCTAGAGCGCGTGCCGTACCGGATGGCGCCCTCCGTCGACGCGTTTGTGCCCGTGTTCGCGCTCGGCCCGTATTCGGGGGCGCACCGCGGGGTGGTGCTGGCGATGAAGGAGCGGGGCAACCTCGCCGTGCGCGCCCACTGCGGCGCGGTCCTCGGCGCCGCGCTCGCCCACCTCGAGGCGCGCGGGGAGATCCCGGCCGGGGCGGGGCTCGTCCCGGCGCCGACCCGCCCCCGCTCCGCGCGGAGGCGCGGGGGCGACCCGGTGGAGGCGATGTGCCGGGCGAGCGGGCGGGCGACCTACCCGGTGCTCTACTTGCGGGATTCGGCCCGCGACCAGGCGGAGCTGAGCGCCGCGGAGCGCCGCGCCAACCTGGCGGGGGCGGTGGCGTGGCGCGGGGCGGTCCCTCCCGGCGACCTCGTCGTGGTCGACGATGTGGTCACGACAGGGGCGACGCTTGGGGCGAGCGTCGCCACGCTGCTTGGGCGCGCTGCTCACGTGCGCGCGTGCGTCGCTCTGTGCGCCGCGTGA
- the secA gene encoding preprotein translocase subunit SecA, with translation MFGLSKLLRAGEGRTVKRLSKIADQVIALEDDYAALSDAELKAKTAEFRTLLADGASMDEILLDAFATAREASWRVLGQKHFKVQIMGGAALHFGSVAEMKTGEGKTLTSVLPAYLNGLAGKGVHIVTVNDYLAKRDAEMMGRVHHFLGLDVGVILSEMRPPERKKAYAADITYGTNNELGFDYLRDNMTRSTADMVQRGHAFAIVDEVDSILIDEARTPLIISGPVDGSSQFFSVFAQLAPRMREGIHYEVDKRKRTIGVTEEGVEFVEDQLGIDNLYAPEHSQLVSYLNNAIKAKELFERDKDYIVRKGEVLIVDSFTGRVLSGRRYNEGMHQAIEAKENVEIKNENQTLATVTLQNYFRLYDKLAGMTGTAETEAAELHQIYGLDVVAIPPNKENQRVDRDDLVYKTQEAKFAAVADDIAEHVEKGQPVLVGTTSVERSEYLSQLLTRKGVKHNVLNAKHHEEEGRIIAEAGLPGKVTVSTNMAGRGTDIVLGGNPEVLLDAQLQEQGLDPFEDAERYQEQWEALLPAARERSQELGDKVREAGGLYVIGTERHESRRIDNQLRGRSGRQGDPGETRFYLSMRDDLMVRFVGQSMENMMNRLNVPDDVPIEAKMVSNAIKGAQSQVENQNFEMRKNVLKYDEVLNEQRKVVYRERQEILASADLKEQVRRMITDTVGAYVDGATATGYVEDWDLDELWSALDSLYGPSVTARELVDGSDYGRPGELTATELREALVADAQAQYDALEGQVAAIGGEAQMRNVERMVILPIIDAKWREHLYEMDYLKEGIGLRAMAQRDPLVEYQKEGGEMFQAMEEAVQEETVRQLFMMRRQFEQQSGEQPVAQA, from the coding sequence GTGTTTGGATTATCCAAGCTTCTCCGAGCCGGAGAAGGTCGCACTGTCAAGCGCCTGAGCAAGATCGCCGACCAGGTCATCGCGCTCGAGGACGACTACGCCGCGCTCAGCGACGCGGAGCTGAAGGCGAAGACCGCGGAGTTTCGCACTCTCCTCGCCGACGGGGCGAGCATGGATGAGATTCTGCTCGATGCGTTTGCCACCGCGCGCGAGGCGTCGTGGCGCGTGCTTGGGCAGAAGCACTTCAAGGTGCAGATCATGGGCGGCGCGGCGCTGCACTTCGGCTCCGTGGCAGAGATGAAGACTGGCGAGGGCAAGACGCTGACCTCGGTGCTGCCCGCCTACCTCAACGGCCTGGCGGGCAAGGGCGTGCATATCGTCACCGTGAACGACTACCTGGCCAAGCGCGACGCGGAGATGATGGGCCGCGTCCACCACTTCCTTGGCCTTGACGTCGGCGTGATCCTCTCCGAGATGCGCCCGCCCGAGCGGAAGAAGGCCTACGCCGCCGACATCACCTACGGGACGAACAACGAGCTCGGCTTCGACTACCTGCGCGACAACATGACCCGCTCGACCGCGGACATGGTGCAGCGCGGTCACGCCTTCGCCATCGTCGACGAGGTCGACTCGATTCTTATCGACGAAGCCCGCACGCCCCTGATCATCTCCGGGCCGGTCGATGGTTCCAGCCAGTTCTTCTCCGTTTTTGCTCAGCTCGCACCGAGGATGCGCGAGGGCATCCACTACGAGGTGGATAAGCGCAAGCGCACCATCGGCGTGACGGAGGAGGGCGTGGAGTTCGTCGAGGACCAGCTCGGCATCGACAACCTGTATGCCCCGGAGCACTCCCAGCTGGTGTCCTACCTCAACAACGCGATCAAGGCCAAGGAGCTCTTCGAGCGCGACAAGGACTACATCGTGCGCAAGGGAGAGGTCTTAATCGTCGATAGCTTCACCGGCCGCGTGCTCTCGGGCCGCCGCTACAACGAGGGGATGCACCAGGCGATCGAGGCGAAGGAAAACGTCGAGATCAAGAACGAAAACCAGACCCTGGCGACGGTGACCCTGCAGAATTACTTCCGCCTCTACGACAAGCTCGCCGGCATGACCGGTACCGCGGAGACGGAGGCCGCCGAGCTCCACCAGATCTACGGCCTCGACGTCGTGGCCATCCCGCCGAACAAGGAAAACCAGCGCGTCGACCGCGATGATTTGGTCTACAAAACCCAGGAGGCGAAGTTCGCTGCGGTGGCAGATGATATCGCCGAGCACGTGGAGAAGGGCCAGCCGGTGCTCGTGGGCACGACCTCGGTGGAGCGCTCCGAGTACCTCTCGCAGCTGCTCACCCGCAAGGGCGTGAAGCACAACGTGCTCAACGCCAAGCACCACGAGGAGGAGGGGCGCATCATCGCCGAGGCCGGCCTGCCGGGCAAGGTGACTGTCTCGACGAACATGGCCGGCCGCGGTACCGACATCGTGCTCGGCGGCAACCCCGAGGTGTTGCTCGACGCGCAGCTGCAGGAGCAGGGGCTCGATCCCTTCGAGGATGCGGAACGCTACCAGGAGCAGTGGGAAGCGCTTCTGCCCGCGGCCCGCGAGCGCTCCCAGGAGCTCGGCGATAAGGTGCGCGAGGCCGGCGGGCTCTACGTCATCGGCACCGAGCGCCACGAGTCCCGCCGCATCGATAACCAGCTGCGCGGCCGCTCCGGCCGCCAGGGCGATCCGGGCGAGACCCGCTTCTACCTCTCCATGCGCGATGACCTCATGGTGCGCTTCGTCGGCCAGTCGATGGAGAATATGATGAACCGCCTCAACGTGCCGGACGATGTGCCGATCGAGGCGAAGATGGTCTCCAACGCGATCAAGGGCGCGCAGAGCCAGGTGGAGAACCAGAACTTCGAGATGCGCAAGAACGTGCTGAAGTACGACGAGGTGCTCAACGAGCAGCGCAAGGTGGTCTACCGAGAGCGCCAGGAGATCCTCGCCTCGGCCGACCTGAAGGAACAGGTGCGCCGCATGATCACAGACACCGTCGGCGCCTACGTCGACGGCGCGACGGCAACCGGCTACGTCGAGGATTGGGACCTCGATGAGCTCTGGAGTGCGCTCGATTCTCTCTACGGCCCGAGCGTTACCGCGCGCGAGCTTGTCGACGGCTCAGACTACGGCCGCCCGGGCGAGCTCACTGCCACGGAGCTGCGCGAGGCGCTCGTGGCTGACGCGCAGGCGCAGTACGACGCGCTGGAGGGACAGGTCGCCGCGATCGGCGGGGAGGCGCAGATGCGCAACGTCGAGCGCATGGTCATTTTGCCGATTATCGACGCGAAGTGGCGCGAACACCTCTACGAGATGGACTACCTCAAAGAGGGCATCGGCCTGCGCGCCATGGCGCAGCGCGACCCGCTGGTGGAGTACCAAAAAGAGGGCGGGGAGATGTTCCAGGCGATGGAGGAGGCCGTCCAGGAGGAAACCGTGCGCCAGCTGTTCATGATGCGCAGGCAGTTCGAGCAGCAATCGGGCGAGCAGCCCGTCGCGCAGGCCTAG
- a CDS encoding LpqB family beta-propeller domain-containing protein → MLVAAAVAAGLVMGSCAALPTDSEPEVIRRFDAPTQASPDIRPEPNSDPDMLLRDFFAASAVPAANYEGARSFLTEQARQAWDPSTSTIVVDRISINTLAGGGETQSFNVQGNVVGELLPGGAFVPTRQGYEATMELERVDGQWRISSLPPGTVIERSEMRNRYQPYNVFYYARGAREIVPDRRWVHAGRDSLETAVISLLLAGPSTRLRDVVDFEIPPEAAYTGVQDGAYAFTGLSKLSENQRVRFASQLVWTLSSIGINRPVAITADGDPLVPGVETFSREDFADANPQASHAAEDNLYTLANQSLFKVDDGKAEPLDGQLAEQGSIASADIGAGGNYAVVTGKDGEQVLKIGEFDKGSTEVARAKNFTRPAYERGKAGVWVVADGKRVVRFTRAATGEFASSDVAVDMPDGVDGSISVLRLSPTGVRAVMVVEGTLYTGIVEQDQGGQRRITNVLEYAPDLAGNVIAADWQADGSIVVGTSNPGSPVVRVEQDGSGTTGKPIGNITAPVVAVAAGAGMVYATDANAVLQMPDSADGAAEATNWREVPGLQGVRSVPIVAR, encoded by the coding sequence GAGGTCATTCGTCGCTTCGACGCCCCCACCCAGGCCAGCCCCGACATCCGCCCGGAGCCGAACAGCGATCCGGACATGTTGCTGCGGGACTTCTTCGCCGCCTCGGCGGTGCCGGCGGCGAACTACGAGGGGGCGCGCAGCTTCCTCACCGAGCAGGCGCGGCAGGCGTGGGACCCGTCGACCTCGACCATCGTCGTCGATCGCATAAGCATCAACACCCTCGCCGGAGGGGGTGAGACCCAGAGCTTTAACGTGCAGGGCAACGTCGTCGGCGAGCTGCTACCCGGCGGCGCGTTCGTGCCCACCCGGCAGGGCTACGAGGCGACGATGGAGCTCGAGCGGGTCGACGGGCAGTGGCGGATCTCCTCCCTGCCCCCCGGCACGGTGATCGAGCGCTCGGAGATGCGCAACCGGTACCAGCCGTACAACGTCTTCTACTACGCCCGCGGGGCACGCGAAATCGTGCCCGACCGCCGCTGGGTCCACGCCGGGCGCGACTCGCTGGAAACGGCCGTCATCTCCCTGCTGCTTGCGGGCCCGTCCACGCGGCTGCGTGACGTCGTCGACTTCGAGATCCCCCCGGAGGCCGCCTACACCGGCGTCCAGGACGGGGCATACGCCTTTACCGGGCTGAGCAAGCTGAGCGAGAACCAGCGCGTGCGCTTCGCCTCGCAGCTCGTCTGGACCCTCTCGAGCATCGGCATCAACCGCCCCGTCGCGATTACCGCCGACGGTGACCCGCTCGTGCCGGGGGTGGAGACCTTCAGCCGGGAGGACTTCGCCGACGCCAACCCGCAAGCCTCGCACGCGGCGGAGGACAACCTCTACACGTTGGCCAACCAGAGCCTGTTCAAGGTGGACGACGGCAAGGCTGAACCCCTCGACGGCCAGCTCGCCGAGCAGGGATCGATCGCCTCGGCCGACATCGGCGCCGGGGGCAACTACGCGGTGGTAACGGGCAAGGACGGCGAGCAGGTGCTCAAGATTGGCGAGTTTGACAAGGGCTCCACAGAGGTCGCGCGCGCCAAGAACTTCACCCGCCCGGCCTACGAACGCGGCAAGGCGGGCGTGTGGGTCGTCGCCGACGGCAAGCGCGTGGTGCGCTTCACGCGCGCGGCCACGGGGGAGTTCGCCTCCAGCGATGTGGCCGTGGACATGCCTGACGGGGTCGATGGCAGCATCTCGGTGCTGCGGCTCTCGCCGACCGGCGTGCGCGCGGTGATGGTGGTCGAGGGCACGCTGTATACGGGCATCGTCGAGCAGGACCAGGGCGGCCAGCGCCGCATCACCAACGTGCTGGAGTACGCCCCGGACTTAGCGGGCAACGTCATCGCCGCGGATTGGCAGGCGGACGGCTCGATTGTCGTGGGTACCTCCAACCCGGGCTCACCCGTGGTGCGCGTGGAGCAGGACGGATCGGGCACCACGGGCAAGCCGATCGGTAACATCACCGCGCCGGTGGTCGCGGTGGCGGCCGGGGCCGGGATGGTCTACGCGACCGATGCCAACGCGGTGCTGCAGATGCCCGATAGCGCCGACGGCGCCGCGGAGGCTACGAACTGGCGTGAGGTGCCCGGCCTCCAGGGCGTGCGCTCGGTACCGATCGTGGCGCGCTAG
- the hpf gene encoding ribosome hibernation-promoting factor, HPF/YfiA family, with the protein MTASEFAEETRAEQPEAQVTITGRNVEVPEHFQERVNAKLAKIEKLDPTLNFFHVELTHEPNPRREAHAQRIQITATGKGHLARAEAKEDSFYAALESAIGKLERSLHKVKVRREIARSGHRAPKSAGEIAAELEAEARQARQARQAQEGAYDVDPYEGRVEDIVPGQIVRRKEHPATPMSVDDALSEMELVGHDFYLFTDAETMRPSVVYRRHAYDYGLISLVDSNE; encoded by the coding sequence ATGACCGCATCTGAATTCGCCGAAGAGACCCGCGCAGAACAACCCGAGGCGCAGGTCACCATCACCGGCCGAAACGTCGAGGTCCCCGAGCACTTCCAGGAGCGAGTCAACGCGAAGCTCGCGAAGATTGAAAAGCTCGACCCGACGCTGAACTTCTTCCACGTCGAGCTCACCCACGAGCCGAACCCGCGCCGGGAGGCGCACGCCCAGCGCATCCAGATCACCGCCACCGGCAAGGGCCACCTCGCCCGCGCCGAGGCGAAGGAGGACAGCTTCTACGCCGCGCTCGAATCGGCGATTGGCAAGCTCGAGCGCTCGCTGCACAAGGTGAAGGTTCGCCGCGAGATCGCCCGCTCGGGCCACCGTGCGCCGAAGTCCGCCGGCGAGATCGCCGCGGAGCTCGAGGCGGAGGCCCGACAGGCCCGGCAGGCGCGGCAGGCGCAGGAGGGCGCCTACGACGTCGACCCCTACGAGGGTCGTGTCGAAGATATCGTGCCCGGCCAGATCGTGCGCCGCAAGGAGCACCCGGCGACGCCGATGAGCGTGGATGATGCGCTCTCCGAGATGGAATTGGTAGGTCATGACTTCTACCTGTTTACCGATGCCGAGACGATGCGCCCCTCGGTTGTCTACCGCCGCCACGCCTACGATTACGGTTTGATCTCGTTGGTTGACTCGAACGAGTAA